CAGATAAAACACCTTTTGTTTCCGCACGTGGCCGCACCACAATCAAACCACTCTCCTACTTTCCCTGAAAGTTCTTTCTCCTTTACAtgttttctttcgttcgttgaTCTTGTGTTTCGTTTGTTATGATATTGCCACCTCTTCCGGGCTTCTGGAGGGGGGTAGTGTGGCGTCACGCTGTTTGGGTTTGAGTACTCGTAAACGAGCAGCGAAATAAAGTCAGTTGTTACAAGTTGTTCTGTTCAACCGTATGTGTATGTGTCCTCCTCAAagtcttcttctcttctttctcgagctccttcattgtttaatttgcttccctctaatattcgtagggaatacgtaggccttgttgatccggttgcatctttcaagtcaaacatgaacaaattttttgatagcattccagatcaaccctacattcaaggactggtctgccaactcaaattcgtttgttgaccaaatatcatataaggattgaaaggtaacaaatagacgaattataacctttcattttaatagtactggggattacattccctgtagtggttagaaaagcctgtgaaaaaacaaaccccaaaaaatgttcaatttgcttggaaagatgttagcatcagCAAGGCATTTAattaaaaatcaagtttgattaaaacattatcaaatttgatattcacACCTTGCTTGATATAAACATAGCTTGCTTTTTAAGATCAAATGAGGAATTGTTTaaaagctttcaaattttgacatccCAGTTTCAATTATGCTCCATAGGTACGAACTATTTGTAAGACGAcatattgggcttaatttctgAGCTCAAAATAAACACATGCCATTTCTTGCCAGGACTGATATATCAAACTTTAAAATAAAAGGAAAGATCATATGTCTAATCCTTAATACACTTAGTGTCTTCAATCGATTTATTGACGCACAATCAACATGGAGTTTGGAAAAGATTTAAAACTGCAAGTACCTGAGGAACACTTTTTCGCACGTCTTACTTCTTCCATTTCTCAAACAACAATTGATGGAGTTTGAATTGGCCACTTTTAGGCATCCCTAACCCTAATGTTGGTCAGTTATTGTCTTCAAATGACGGAGGAACATCccgtttaaaacttaaccgAGGTTCATCTACACTGTTACCGTAAAGTTCTTGCCCCTTGAAAAGTTTATGAACAGATGGAGTAACTCATTGCATTTTGCATCCAGTGTAGTCACCTTTCAATTTAACAGCCCTTGTCGTTTTACTCCAATAAAGACACAACTAAGGATTGAAAGCTATGTTGCTCAAACCCAGACCATACTTCTTGAAGTCGCTTCTCATGGTGTTTGGTGGAAGAGACCAGTCCCATCGAACTGACCCTCAGTTTAAGCACTGTTCATAAATTCTAGATGGAATTAAGGTCACCAGACATTAATTCGGACCACACCTGTTTCCTCCAGAAGTGATTAACATTCGATTCCAAACAGCTTTCGGGGCTTTTGACTGTTTGAGATGAAGCACAACCTTGCATGAAAGTTATTAATGAAATTGAGGGGGTGAGTTTTCTTTGAGTCAATAAGCTACTTTAGACAAATTTCATCCTGGTACGCTGGGCGTTTACTCTGGTGTTTTGAGggctgaaatgaaaatcagaCGCTCCGCAAGGGCCAAACATTGCCCATGTGATGATCTTTGAATGGCGCTTCACAACTAGAGCTGACAAGAGTTTTTCcgaattttgagcccaaaggtGATCGTTCATTGGGTTTGGAGGAGAGAATAATTGGAAAGGGCTCTCTTCTGACCacatcattcatttccaatcttCAGAAGTCCaggatttttttgtcattgacgAAGGTTAACGTggcctttttcattgtttcggTAAGGAAGGGCTTTGTTTGATGATTATAGCCATGGGCGTCCAAGTGATACTTCAAATGAACCCTCTTGGCTCCCTACTTATTGATAATCATTTTAGGCTAGCCTAGCTGACAGTTTTCAGGTGCTCTGTACACTCTAGTATCTATGACGTGCCCTTGGTTACCCAAATATCTACTTATTCTAAGACGCAATGCATATTAAGAGAGAAATGTAGAATGCAGCTAAACTTCAATGGTGCGAGAAGTTTACGTCACAGTATGAAAGGTGAAACCGTTGGAGGTACATGggcaaaagattgaaaagtgcAAGGGCTCGGAAGAAGCCTACCTGAAGAGTTTGTAAGAGCTTGTCTAGCAGATTTTATTTACTGTATGTCGTGTACTGCAACAAATGCTACTTGTGTTGATAGGTGTATTCTACATctagattgaaacaaaagtcaTGCAGGTATTTGAACAAGTAAATAATAAGATATCGTTCGTATCCTCGTTGGACGCTGAATAATTCCAGGAACTGGAGTTGATCCAAATAGTTTAGTTGGCACATACATGCGATCTTTCACACGTAACTTCTTTGTACACATaccctttcaaatttgattgctCAACCCTCTTTTAATGGTATTCTTTCCTTATTCACTAACCCAACCTGTCATGACACCTTGAACTAGTTATGCAATGTTCATCAACACAAGAATTTGTGCTCTAAAATGGGAGTCAGATTGCAGACATTCACACAAATGGCGAATGTGAGATGGAGCTTGAGCTAGGGGAAATTGATGAGCTTCACTCCATGAGGCAAATAAATTAAGAACAGGCATTCACACAAATGGCGAATGTGAGATGGAGCCTGAGCTAGGGGAAAGTGATGAGCTTCACTCCATAAGGCAAATAAATGAATGGCCACAAGAACCTTTCAAAACTATTGGCATCATTctttttgccaccaaaattACTGCTATAAAAATACGGAAACGGCCATCTGGCtttaaaagtacaaaataggGGAAAACAGCCAAATAGTACAAACAAACCTACCGAGTGCTCCTTGGTAAAATaaatcttcagttttgagttaGAGAGGTAATCTTACGTGCCGAGGGTGAACACTGTCTAGCACTGAATATTAAGACGGCTATCATGCTGAAAATACAGTGTATTGTCGTTGACTCTGAATGTCACTAAAAGAAACGGCGTCTCAAGCGTCCAAGATTGAACCTACGGAAAATTTCGCCCAAATTTCGCCGAAAGTCTCCATTATTGTTATTTCTGAATCGATTGTTTTGGGCAGGATTTCTTCCTTGGAATCCGTTATTGCTTTGCAAGTCATTATTGGCGCTTCGGAATGCATTGCCGCCTTGGAACCCAGTATTTGAGGGGAATCCATTATTCCCTTGGAAATTGTTATTTGATGGACGACCATTACTGCCTTGGAATCCGTTATTTGGTGGAAGAATATTACTGCCCTGGAATCCGTTATTTGGTGGAAGAACATTGTTGTCTTGGAATGCATTATTTCCTGAGAATACGTTAGCCGCCGGTGCAGGCACATTGACTTCAGTTACTGGATTGATGTCTCCCCCAAAGCCCGTCAGAGTGTCATCATTTCCTATATCATAATAAACACCAATCATACCAAGAAGTAACCAGGTACTGGAATCATTGAGACTATGGTCCTCACCTCCAGCAGGAACAGATCCTCCGGCAACATCTCTGCTATTTCCACTGCTGAATCCTCCATTGACAGGGCCACTGCCACTatctcctcttcctccaccATTGCCACCCCTTCCATTGACTGGGCCACCACcattaccaccaccaccattacctcctcctcctccactcACAGGGCcaccccctcctcctcctcctccaccaccactaccaccgccaccgccaccgccaTTGCCCGTTCCTCCATTTCCCTTTCCACGGCCACGTCTGCCATCTATTGCAAGAAGAAAACATTGTCAATATGGACAAGAAGAAAGGTTGACTATTAAATGTTCAAACCTTTCCAATTTGTAATATTTGCTTTCAACAGATAATATATACAGTCCTGAACGTTAAGAAGACAAAACGAAAATAATGATAAACTGATTCCTCGAAACCGACGAATTGTTTGTTTTCTAGTTGTACTATTCATTTAAGGAAAATTGAACCTCCTTTTGTTACAGTGAAGTTATCACTGTCAATAAAATCAGCTCGAAAAGGTGTGACGAGGAAAGAAAAGTATCACTCATTGTTAACTTACACGCAACGCTATCGTGAGCCACTGCCAAGAGAACAAAAAACGAGCAGATTAGGTTGAATTTCATGTTGCCGACAAAATCCAGTTGCAGAACTGACTTTCTTGGGAAAGATGCAGATCTTTTATATCAATCGAAATAAGAGTTATTTTCACGGGGCTCATCTTTGATTGATAGATTTGTTCAAGTGCTTGATGCCAACCTTGAAGGAATATCTTTGCCAAGTGTACAAATGGGTCTTTCAGTGTAAAATTTGATTCCTGGTGTTTTTGTGCAGGGATCCGAAGAGATATGTCGGTAAGTCGCAATGAAGGGTTTGCTGTGTGTAATGATCCCAAGAGATTCATATACTTTAGTGGAACAACCAGTCAGAGAAACATTGCACTTTAGGTAGCTACGTattcttttgctcttttgttttctatggCCTCCACTTTAATTGTGTGAGAACAAAACCTTTCCCAACAATGTGAGTGGAGTCAAAGCAAGGTGTTGGTTTGATTGTAAATCTGAAATTCTGTAGCTTTGTCTattcttcaaaacaaagtGGCTGATGACAAGAAATTTATACATCACATACAAGAACCATACCCTTAGAAGAGGAAAAGCTTGGGTTTTCCTGTTGATATACTCTAGGACTCTTCTATCACACTATGGGGCCTCGAACATCTAGCTAGCCCGGGTCTGGATCTGTGGTACTTAGATAAACCCTTGTCAAGAGATGTAACTTCATGCCTCTGGGATACTCACTGAAGTGGGTTCCAGGGTTCTTAAAGTAAGTCTTTACCTCAATGGCACTGCTTCCCTAGGTCAGATGATCACGGGGAATTTCCCCAACGGTAGATTACTTTACAGTACTATCAATAACATGTTACTTATTTTCTGTGCGGACACCAACTCACATAGCCC
This Tigriopus californicus strain San Diego chromosome 12, Tcal_SD_v2.1, whole genome shotgun sequence DNA region includes the following protein-coding sequences:
- the LOC131891532 gene encoding uncharacterized PE-PGRS family protein PE_PGRS54-like, with amino-acid sequence MKFNLICSFFVLLAVAHDSVAYGRRGRGKGNGGTGNGGGGGGGSGGGGGGGGGGPVSGGGGGNGGGGNGGGPVNGRGGNGGGRGDSGSGPVNGGFSSGNSRDVAGGSVPAGGNDDTLTGFGGDINPVTEVNVPAPAANVFSGNNAFQDNNVLPPNNGFQGSNILPPNNGFQGSNGRPSNNNFQGNNGFPSNTGFQGGNAFRSANNDLQSNNGFQGRNPAQNNRFRNNNNGDFRRNLGEIFRRFNLGRLRRRFF